The genomic interval AATAGGACCAATATCTCTAAAACCCATACCGAAGTCTAAATCTACACCAGCTTCTATGCATTGTGTTGAAACTAAAATTACTTTTTCTTTTATTTTTAAGAGTTGCTTAACTCTTCGAATAACATATTTTCGATGAATCGGAACAATATTTGTTGAAAGATAATAAATTTTGTTTGTTTTGATTTCGTTTTTCAATTTGTTAAATATTTCTAACGATCTCTTTATTGTATTCACAACAATCAAACAAGATTTTGAAGAATTCCATTTTTTAGAAAATATCTTATAAAATTCATCTGCATCTTTAAGAGGATTTTTTTTATCGATTAAAGAAACTATTTTTGTTCTATTAAAACTTTTAAAGAAAAACTCTTTCTCTTTGGTATTAAGAAGTTCTTTATAAGAAAATTCATTTAATTCATCTTTAAATTCCTTTTTTGCAGTTTCAAATATCAAAGGTTGAGTTGCTGTCATTAATATAATTTTACAATTAAAAAACTTTGTAAGATAATACAATGTTAACCCGATTAATGGCCAATATTCAGCCTTAATATTTTGGATTTCATCAAGAATTATTATTGAACCAGCGATACGATAAAACTTTTTAAGCATTTTATTTCTATTTGAAATGACAGAATGAAAAAACTGAACAAATGTAGTTATTATTATATCAGATTGCCAATCTTCAACCTCTAACATTTTTTTGCTTAATTCCTCTTCTTCATCCTGATTTTCAGACATTTTGTTTAACATACTGAAAATATCTGAATATTGGTGATGTTTTAGAATTTCTACTTTTTTATTTTCAAATTTCAATAAATTCTCAAATTCCTGATATGTTTGTTCAATAATATTTATAAATGGTAAACAATAAATTATTTGAGGATTGTATGAGTATTTTCCATTCTTTGAAATTTTATCTTTGAGTTTCAATGCAAAATTCATCACAGATAATGTTTTACCAATACCTGTTGGAGCAGTTAAGGTGAAAATTCTATCCTTAAAATAATCAATTTCAGATAGTTTGTCTTCTATTTCAGATTTTGCTTTATTTCTAATGTTTTCTAATGATTTGTTTTGTTTTGCAGAAATGAACTGATTTACTAAATCAGGATTAATTTGATGAATTTGATACTTACTTGCTTCAGCAGCATCAATTTTATCAGAAGATATTAAAAGAGAGAAAAAATAGATAATAAAAAAGTAGTTTTCAATCGATGCTCTTTGATTACAAATGTGAATAGAAATTCTTTTGATAAATTTCTCATCATAATGAAAGCAGTTATCACATAATTTGAAATCTTTTTTGCAGTAAAGATTTACTAGATTTTCTATCTCTTTTTTAGCATCATTATCTAAAAGTATATCTTGAATTTGGTTTTTTAAATTGTCTGTCAAAATTAACATATATGTCTTATTAAGTTTTTTCGATGGTGTTGTTAGATTAATATGATGATGTTTTATGCAATAGTAAATTAAGTAAGGTTCAAGATCATTCTGACGATTATTAAGAAAATTAAAAGTAAAATTTGCAGATATAAATGAGTGTTTTTTTAAATCCCCTTTATATTTTTCAAATAGATAATCCTGAAAAAAAGTTGTATATTTGCCTAAATCGTGAAATAAACCAATTGCATTAAACACATTATTATCAAGATTAAAATTCTCGAAACTTATAAATGAATGATAATTTCTAATTATTTCTTTTTGGACATTTTTTAGATGAACTTCAAGCTCTTTTATTGGTGAAATATTTCCATCTTTATCCTTTTTTGTATGTGAATAGAAAACCAAAATTTACTCCATCTGAAATTTGAAGTGTTCTCAAACGAGAACACTCCAATTATTGCATAAAAACGATATTTTCGTTTTTACTATTTTTTTGTAGCGAAATATAATCGGATTTCATTTTTACTGATAAAGGATAACAGTTTAAATCGAAAAGAATTTCAGAATGAGATTTCAAATATCTTTCTTTATCAAAATCCATAGGTAATGTTTCCTGGATTATATGAGATTTTAAACCTATTTTCAATTCTTCTAAATCCAAATATTCTTTAGGAATTGCTGAATCTATTTTTATATTTGAATTATGTTTTATTGTAACTTCATTGCCACTGTATAATGAATAATCATCAATAAATGCTGTAAAATTTGCACTACCTAAAGATAATGGATAATAGCATTCTTTACCCTTTGCAAATTGCTTTTTCAGCTTTTCAAAATGTGGATCATTTTTTTCGGTTTTAGAATGATAATAAATCCTATACGAAACAAAATTATTGTTTTCTCTAATATTTAATGGACTTAAAACTTCAAATGGAACCATCGTGTTTGCTATGAATTGTAATTGTCGAGGATCGTAATAGGAACCATTTAAATCTTTCAGGCTTTCTACTTTTAGATATTTAAGCTTTTGAATTGTCTTTTTTACTTTTGACAATAACCGGATTCCAATATCGCAATTCTCTAAAGAAAAATCCTCATAATATGAATCTCTTTCAAGTCCGATTATTGCTGCAATAATTCCGATAATTGTTGTTCGAGGTGGTATGAAATGAGTTAAAGCAGATGAATTTGAGTAAAATTTGCGAAAATGAGCAAATTTTCCACAAATGTTAAAAGCTAAAACTTCCATAATTATTCCTTTATCTTTATTGAACAAATTTCGAATTTCTTTTTGACTCCATCATTAATTGATTTCTCAAATACATCAAAA from Bacteroidales bacterium carries:
- the cas3 gene encoding CRISPR-associated helicase Cas3', producing MVFYSHTKKDKDGNISPIKELEVHLKNVQKEIIRNYHSFISFENFNLDNNVFNAIGLFHDLGKYTTFFQDYLFEKYKGDLKKHSFISANFTFNFLNNRQNDLEPYLIYYCIKHHHINLTTPSKKLNKTYMLILTDNLKNQIQDILLDNDAKKEIENLVNLYCKKDFKLCDNCFHYDEKFIKRISIHICNQRASIENYFFIIYFFSLLISSDKIDAAEASKYQIHQINPDLVNQFISAKQNKSLENIRNKAKSEIEDKLSEIDYFKDRIFTLTAPTGIGKTLSVMNFALKLKDKISKNGKYSYNPQIIYCLPFINIIEQTYQEFENLLKFENKKVEILKHHQYSDIFSMLNKMSENQDEEEELSKKMLEVEDWQSDIIITTFVQFFHSVISNRNKMLKKFYRIAGSIIILDEIQNIKAEYWPLIGLTLYYLTKFFNCKIILMTATQPLIFETAKKEFKDELNEFSYKELLNTKEKEFFFKSFNRTKIVSLIDKKNPLKDADEFYKIFSKKWNSSKSCLIVVNTIKRSLEIFNKLKNEIKTNKIYYLSTNIVPIHRKYVIRRVKQLLKIKEKVILVSTQCIEAGVDLDFGMGFRDIGPIDSIIQVAGRINRNDRQGYLNSPLYVINFAYNSERIYGKILINTTIEVLNGKKEFYENDYLELIKNYYNLITGERTSFQESRDLYKAMKHLRFSKEDQELSIEDFKLIDDLRTDYVDVFVPLTKKADRTLDTYLNDFLPCKDFNKRRNIFIKIKSDFNMYKLSVPLKLIKEILQESPSINVHIENKFYSINKTYIGLINNKINLEKILYDYLTGFCREKIKPEHLIL
- the cas5 gene encoding CRISPR-associated protein Cas5; this encodes MEVLAFNICGKFAHFRKFYSNSSALTHFIPPRTTIIGIIAAIIGLERDSYYEDFSLENCDIGIRLLSKVKKTIQKLKYLKVESLKDLNGSYYDPRQLQFIANTMVPFEVLSPLNIRENNNFVSYRIYYHSKTEKNDPHFEKLKKQFAKGKECYYPLSLGSANFTAFIDDYSLYSGNEVTIKHNSNIKIDSAIPKEYLDLEELKIGLKSHIIQETLPMDFDKERYLKSHSEILFDLNCYPLSVKMKSDYISLQKNSKNENIVFMQ